The Biomphalaria glabrata chromosome 15, xgBioGlab47.1, whole genome shotgun sequence region tgtttctatagcgcacggccagcacaaagaccaaccctCTTTACTTTCCCGAACtagccattagagttgggtggacagaGGGGCGCcgtaaaaatcccgaaattcaaactcTCAGTCTTCATCAAGATCTGAGCCCGAGATTTCTCAGTTCAGAAACCACTCCGCCACCATCAACATCAGAATGATAAGGGTTAAAGGCTATATAATGTATTTAAGAAGGTGACCAGGGTGCCCCCCCCTTACTTACCAACTGGTCAGGATCGTTCAAAGAATGTTTTTCTTCCAAGCAGCACATCGTCCCGTGGTTAAACCTTATCCTAATGCGGTTCTTCAGCTCCAGAGAGTTCAAGGAAGAACACAGTACACAGTTTGGCGCTAGGTCCGCCGAGGACGATGACGATGAGGTGGACGCTGTAAGAGAGGACGTCGCCGTGTGCCTCTGCGACATCCAGAACCCGAAAAAGATCCCGAAGGGCACCGCGAGGAGCAAGTTCAATATGACGGACAGGATCAGGGCCACCTTAATAGTCCTACTGTTGAAGGAGCCGGACACCTGTCGCATGATCCGGTGCGCCCGGGTGCTGAGGGCGGGAAACGACTCGCTCATCTCGTTGACGCAGTTCTCCGCGTCCTCGTACGAGATCTGTCTGTCGGCTGCTCTGTGGCAGTGCACTTTGTGGCTCGGTTTGTTGGCGGGAACGTCGGCGGGGTCGAAGGTCACTCGTGTGTCCTTGGCCATGGCAGTAAAAGACGTCTCAGTTatgctgaaattgaaaaaaaaaaaagtatgacagaatgtaaaaaaaacaaaaaaactatatctaattttattaaaaagtgaGAACTATTCTTTGAAGCAGACGTGTAACTTTTACGATtcaaacattattaaaaaagaaacaaataacggGATgaacttcttatcttataaaatgcagacgttacttcaaaacagaaaaaaaaaaagaagacgattacgtcctacgcgtgttcctatgtcaatctagtcgtgcatattTATCAATAACTTAAGCtctgtcaagtcattggttCGAGAttctatgttccacgaggaacacAAAGGAGGAAGATGATGATGAAGTCATTGGTCATCGTGGCTGACTCTGTCAAACAAAACCGTGCTCAaatagcaccagggaagaagaagcatttgtaaaaatgtgttcTAGCATAAAAATTATGGTTTAGGGTTTTatgaataaatgctactttacTTATTAGTCTTCTACCCTGACGGCTTTCTAAATtgaatgattttactaaagctGTAActataatcaaatgtgaatCCAAGCAATCTGTTTTGCTATATTAAAAAGGAAATAGCACAACGCACTATATTTGGTACGTAATCTTACAGTTTTTTCCGACCAATTTACTCCTAcatctattaatagtaacaaagcAAGAGAGGCAACACAGATTTGATCCCTACACAACCTTTAATAAGAGTGGAATATCACACGAGTAATCCAATATACCAGGTTGTATAGGTCGACCTCAATTTGGCTCACGCTCTGAAAGAAGACCCCAGCTCTGCAGTTTCTATTTCTGCTCCGGGCGTAagatattttctgtttttgaaTGGCAAGAGTTTAATACTTCGTGGCCGCTATGTTAAATGTGTATGTGAGCTGGAAAATTGCGCTCTGTTGCAGTTCTGTACCTGTGGTGTGAAAATTTACTTGCCTTCTTAATTtcacaaatgtttgttttaaagaaacttttcgaaaaatacttaaaattacGTCTGATCAAAACATGAACCATCAAAGATTTACTCTTTCAAAAGAACATTTAACCTACTCAAAACGTATCTGTCTGGAAGACTtctgaaaatctctccacatttcGCACCTAAATGGTTGCTATGGTAGCGTGAACGTGAAAACGTCCTTCTCACTTCTGCTAAACTTTCCAGATTGAAGTTGCTGGAGTAGTGGGACTTTAAAGCATGTGCACGCCCCCAAGTTTGACTAACCAAAGGTCATCATGcttgccgaaaaaaaaataccaaaaaaaaaacaacaacctagtgTCCCGAGAAAGGTCAATAAACTGCAAGATTAACCGAGGAGAGGTCAATTTGGACTGAACTCTTAAAAGAAGGAAATAGTGCTGTAGACTAAACACATGACAGAGAAAACAAACAGAAAGGTCAACAGAAGTGAGCACTGACAATAAAAGTCAAGACACACAATGCAATAACAATAATCATAGAATTTGTGGTATGCTTAACATTATGACGGTAATTTTAGTACGCGGAAGCCCTGGCCGACTGCACTACCCGGCTTGCATCGccgtaaatccggccctgggtAACCTACAATTAATTCAAGCAGGAGTTcttgaagatatatatatatatatatatggggtcTGGGTAGTCCCGTGACATACTGCACTTCTTGGTCTTTGGGAGTCCATGCCAATGCCCCCAAACAATGCTTACCAactttgctattcatttagaaTGAAGGGATCACAgttatattacgtcattatgCAAATTCAGAGCAGATTGTCGTCTGcggtttattaaaaaaatggattagtGAAACGAAGCATAATATCAAGCCGACGGGTTAACATATAAATTATgataaaatggttttaaaaaaatatgggggggggggagtagatTCATCTGTTAGAAGAGGAACGTGAGTCTCCATAGGCGTGCCAACCCCAATGACCTAAGGTACCGACGCACCTGCATATAAACTACTGCATGTGGAAGAGCCTACAGTGGTTCTATGCCAACATgcttgttactttttttttttattttgagggtttgggggggggggggagagacttCAGTCGAATGAGCCAACTATGTTGGAACACAATACTTGAAACGAAAAGTCGAAAGAATCGAGACACAAAGAAAGGGcgaaaaagaaagaagagattGAACTATAAAGAGACAAaaagggaaaaaggggggggggatatagaGGACGCATCAAGTGAGCAGAATATAAACTTACACACACGGGGCATGTCTGAGAATGCAGACGATtgcaagccccccccccctctacgGTGCCCttcaccgccccccccccctttttcccgcAGTTCGTGGCTCAGGGCGTCTGTTTGtgttgcgtttttttttctttctgtattgcTCCAGCAGCGCTGACTTTTGTTAGAGTGAGTATCGCGGGGTCTAATCTACTGCAGTACACCTAGTGGGGTGCCCGGACCCGGAGGGGCGGCCTCTGTACACTCACGCTCTCGCCCACGCACACATCGTGCGCCTTTATCAATGTCCACGTTTTCCTCctgagttagagagagagagagagaagggggatagagagagggaggaagaaagagggagagaaaaaagagaataaGAAGAGAAGTggaaatgagaaaaaaagagggaaagagaaaaaaaaagagggaaagagaaaaaaaaagagggaaagagaaaaaaaagagagagagaagaaaaaagagggggggagaTAATGGATAAGAAGTAGAGATGAgaaaaaagaggaagagagagagagaagagaaactAGAGGTAGAGAAGACAAGGGACACTGAAGACATGAGAGAGAAAATAGAAGAgacaaaagaagagagagagacagagaatagGAAAGAAAGACAACCTTAACAAAAAGGTATAAAGTTCTAATGTATTTTAAGAATGAATAGTCTAATAAACGTTTATTCTTGTTTCAATGTGCAATCAGGCaaatcattttttgtgtgtgacttTGTCAATAGACATACTGTACCATTAAACCAACCACTGTGTGACATGTATAAGAAATTAAAGTGTTTTATATTAGGTTATGGTTTGGCTTTATTATCTATCTAGTATGGACCATTTCAGaccaatatatttaaaaagttaacaaGTTTCAAGAGAAACTATACGAAACAAATTATACTTTGTGACTGCCAAATTTTGAAACTTCCGGCTGTCGAACAGGCataataaatgcatttttttgaaGATATCAACTAATCATCAATCTCAATTTATTTCAATCACgattatttttatctttataatCTTATAAATACTTCAACCTTTTCCCATCAACCGTGTGCAAAATTATAACGCTTAGATAGTCGGATATTCGTTTGGCTCTGAAAACACGCTGAATCTGGACACATTCCTTCTGTTACTCCCCAGCAATGAGATTCCCGAATTAATGCAATCTCTCAGCGCCAGAATTTCACAAGCTATAATTGGCTTTCTCGGTGtgtatattagatatatataaaaaatctgGCAGTAATCTGGTGTTAAAAGCTGATAGTTTGACAAGGGTACACCCCTCCAACCAAATACACGCTGTACCTACACAGACGATAGATGCTTCTGATGTTAACAAACTCAAGgaagacaaaatatttgctgGTATTGGAAGGTGATTCGACCTTGACTTTGAGGCTATTTATATATAACAAAACGTGTGTTGGacacgtttttttgttttttttggggtggggggggggtgctaaGCCTGGCCGAATCGGGGAACAATATGCTGATATAATTAACAGACGTTAAGAGGCCTCTAAGACCTAACCGTTCCTATATACCTATGTTCACTGGTTTCTGAGTTAAAGCTTAACcaggatgttatgtggccagaacaacgctTTCCCGAGCGGAAATCGAGTACCCGTGTAGAACTCGGGTCATGGACGACAAATCCATGGATCGCAACACGGTGAGAAAAATCCCGACGGAGAGATCAACTTCAGCAGGGAAGAGCGCACGAATGACTTCTCCATGGCAAAAAATGGAAATCTACTGCCTGACGTCTGCCAGATACGCTTCCTCTTACGATTAGGTCACGTGGTTGGAACAGTCATACAAGATAGGCGACATCGCTTTCTTTCACTCCATAGCACGGCAGCATTGGATTTGGTTGAAACAGTCATACAAGAAAGGCGACATCGCTTTCTTTCACTCCATAGAATGGCAGCATTGGATTAGGTTGGAACAGTCATACAAGATAGGCGACATCGCTTTCTTTCACTCCATAGCACGGCAGCATTGGATTAGGTTGGAACAGTCATACAAGATAGGCGACATCGCTTTCTTTCACTCCATAGAACGGCAGCATTGGATTAGGTTGGAACAGTCATACAAGATAGGCGACATCGCTTTCTTTCACTCCATAGAACGGCAGCATTGGATTAGGTTGGAACAGTCATACAAGATAGGCGACATCGCTTTCTTTCACTCCATAGAATGGCAGCATTGGATTAGGTTGGAACAGTCATACAAGATAGGCGACATCGCTTTCTTTCACTCCATAGAACGGCAGCATTGGATTAGGTTGAAACCATCATACAAGATAGGCGACATCGCTTTCTATCACTCCATAGAACAGCAGCATTGGATTAGGTTGAAACCATCATACAAGATAGGCGACATCGCTTTCTTTCACTCCATAGAACGGCAGCATTGGATTAGGTTGAAACCATCATACAAGATAGGCGACATCGCTTTCTTTCACTCCATAGAACGGCAGCATTGGATTAGGTTGAAACAGCCATACAAGATAGGCGACATCGCTTTCTTTCACTCCATAGCACGGCAGCATTGGATTAGGTTGAAACAGTCATACAAGATAGGCGACATCGCTTTCTTTCACTCCATAGCACGGCAGCATTGGATTAGGTTGAAACAGTCATACAAGAAAGGCGACATCGCTTTCTTTCACTCCATAGAACGGCAGCATTGGATTAGGTTGAAACCGGGAAGAGTATGTAACTACGGCGTCCGGTTCTGTACTGTTCTATTGAGGATTGTTATGACCTGTTTAGCCGCGTCCACTGGTAGTCCAGTTCTGGTCAATGTAAAAGACACCAACGGGCCTTAAGGCATTCACCCTAGGACTCGAACCAACACAGTTCCAACAGAACTCGAACTTACAATCCTTGGATAGGCTTAACGCCTCTGCCACCTTTTATTGGTATCATTGTTAAATCTTTATGACAGCACGCACGATGGTTCACGATTCATAGTCGGTCTgggtaataaagaaaaaaaaatgttgggcCGATTTTGGCCCGAGGGCCAACGGTTTGGCTTTAAAGCAATAATCAGTAAACAATACagctaggggaaaaaaaaaacacaccacttTCTGATAAGATTCAAGTGCTTGAAATTGCTCAAGATATAGGCGCTGTGTTTATCTGGGGTTTTCCCCAACACAATGCACTAGTTGAATCTATGGTtgctaaacaaaagaaaatgggaacagagagagaaaaaaaaaaaggggggggggggagaaggtgCTTTGCAGTTTACGTACGGCGAGTGATAGATTAAGTTTGGCTGTGGAGTCAGGAAAGGGCTCTGGGGATATTAAAATATGcgtattatgtatatatatatgaaggGGAGGTTATCAGTCGTACAGAACCTCATTCAAAAACTTACTATTCTAGCATGACTTCCCCTTAAAACACTTGAGCACGGGGCTGCTGAAAGGCGACTCTGATTATCTCTCATTACTAGGTTGATTTCCCCTCTTTGTCTATTTCGACTATAGCGATTCGTTTTAGcgttgtaaccttttttttctttattgttatgTCTATGACGCACAATGTTACCTCCCTTTTGTTTTTATCCACTGTCTCTTATGTGTGTGTTATGTACACAATATCGTTATAATATATAAAGGctatgtttgtttgtgtttttaaattcattagCACGAACAGGCTATGAGGTAGCTATGTACAGCACATGCGCAGACACTCTTGAAGAAATTAGCTGGTTTATAACATCGAAGATGACCCTACTCTGTAATGGTTAAGcgagaaagaggagagagagaagagagagagagaggcctaTCCTCTGTTAAATTAAAACCTTCCAACACATTGCGAGTGCATGTGGCGATAACTCGCTCTCGATCTTCATAACAAGTCCCTAAATTACCTCCCCTTCCcccatctttttcttttacgcTGGTTCTGTGTTTGTCTGTGGGAAAttaatcgccccccccccttttacctCATTTGAACACACCTATTACCACGAGCAATGTTTAGAGCCTAACTTATCATGCCCCCATCTTAACCTCCTGACAGACACCCGAAAACAGTTCACCTGCAAAGGTAGGCGCGTTCACAATATAATAATGTTTACGCACATATAATAGCCTGTGTGGTAAGTTAACCCAGCCGCGATAGTAATGGTAGCGAGGAATGTCGAACGATGTatcgaagaaaaaaaagagagagagagagagagaaaaaaaaaaatcactgtaAAATAATCTAGGGCCCCGGGACTAATCAAACATGGCTCGGCCATTTATCGGGCTATAATGAAACACACCTGATAACGCCGTTATAATAAGTGCCTCTATCAATTTATTTGAGCGTTAAGAAAGTACCATCGTTCGATGACAACGCAAGGGAGACCATCCCGGTAAATAGatatactaaaaataaaactgctCTTAACAAGGGGAGACAAGAAAATGGGAGCGTGGACCAAAAAAGGGCGAAAATGATGAAGCATTATTAAAGTATTAGTAACTAGATAAAATTATAATAGTCTAGCTTTGTGCATAGGCGGCCCAGTTTAGAAAATAGGAGTGGGTGAAATAGTCTTTGAACCAATAATTGCGTTTTTTTACAATATGAACCACATACAAATcacataaaggaaaaaaaaaaaggggggggggaggtttgaCTATCAATCGAGAAAGAACAGTAATTTTAGAATTCTAAAAATTAACGAGGTTAAATCTTAGACCTAAAGACCTAGATTCTCAAAACTAGCTGTATACGATCGCATGTTAGTTAAACGGGGTCGTGGTATTAACCAGGGATCTGGTGCCATACATAACGAACATAGTGAATCATAATGCACATTATACACAGGTGAACATTTCCTATCTAGGTTCGTGTCTAGACCACTGTAAGAACCttctgagaaaaaaaaggatataaaaAATCTGGATCTAGTGTTATTAAACTCGAGATTTGTTTGTTGCACGCGAATAGACGATTATTACACCTAAGCCAAAACCTCACGCGGGACGacaggtttgaacccgggacgaTCGAGATGACAGATCAGGCAGCCactcgattaaaaaaaaaagattcggGTCTAACGCCTTTCCTCGTCCTCTTAACATGTAGTGAAACTGGCCAGTTGAGTTAAACCCAGAACAATTTAAGGGATTTAGTGTCAAACTTGTCTAAGtaacaaagaaaaagtgaaGTCACGATACCagatctagacattctgttTAGACCATTTAAAAACGTTTGTCCCTTTATAAAAAATACGCCTTCTAGACTGAACTAAATAAGATCTAGCGAAATCTAGTCTGGTTGTCAACATGTGACTTCGAGTGTGACATTTAATCATATCGAATAGTATCGATTGATAAGCTTAGGAAATGAATTGATGACCATATTAGCCCTAACTCTATAGAATTATATtagaatctatataaaaaaaaaagatctagattctagatctagtatacatCTAGTTTGATCTAGATCAAGTAAAGCGGAATAGCTCGTGATATTGTCTATTGATAATAACTCGAAGGGTACACTCTATAGTCGGTTGTTACATGTAGGTCAAATAATAGGGCTCCGTGACATAGcgaaacatttattttctagatctagaaagatctagactcaatgatctagatctattactaatcTAGTTTCAGATCGagatagagctagatctagaatttgtaTATACATTAGAAACTGTAGGTCTAGATatgtttattataattaaagttGAAGTCTACCTAGGCCTATACCTGTAAAATActgtagatctaattatttcttgcttcatttagaatttagaccGATCTAGATCTGTGATTAAAatcgatctagatttaaaagatCCAAAGCCGGCAAagctagatctattcatctagagtctagagtaatcttagatctagagtctagactcttaTGTATCtactactagtagatctatatctacaatctagatatctataataAAAAGTCTTAGTGACTTACCTTTCTGTAACAACCATAGAATAGTtcgttttat contains the following coding sequences:
- the LOC106050764 gene encoding uncharacterized protein LOC106050764 isoform X4; this encodes MTAGQPPITETSFTAMAKDTRVTFDPADVPANKPSHKVHCHRAADRQISYEDAENCVNEMSESFPALSTRAHRIMRQVSGSFNSRTIKVALILSVILNLLLAVPFGIFFGFWMSQRHTATSSLTASTSSSSSSADLAPNCVLCSSLNSLELKNRIRIRFNHGTMCCLEEKHSLNDPDQLFQMFKDLFPCKGGNKDSYAQFTLDVKKTKSKFEYIKDSPDKIFHWVNNGEIGKSIRNLNGTVQVLQDGNYYIFSHLTFSSMDTPLAEGVEEKIVTHSIVKKPVSSRKGSPTLLMDQLTVKKQEIRGSTNSGVVFLEKGEEIFVYASVPNLLKDAEYGNVFGLFLI
- the LOC106050764 gene encoding uncharacterized protein LOC106050764 isoform X5 codes for the protein MVVTESITETSFTAMAKDTRVTFDPADVPANKPSHKVHCHRAADRQISYEDAENCVNEMSESFPALSTRAHRIMRQVSGSFNSRTIKVALILSVILNLLLAVPFGIFFGFWMSQRHTATSSLTASTSSSSSSADLAPNCVLCSSLNSLELKNRIRIRFNHGTMCCLEEKHSLNDPDQLFQMFKDLFPCKGGNKDSYAQFTLDVKKTKSKFEYIKDSPDKIFHWVNNGEIGKSIRNLNGTVQVLQDGNYYIFSHLTFSSMDTPLAEGVEEKIVTHSIVKKPVSSRKGSPTLLMDQLTVKKQEIRGSTNSGVVFLEKGEEIFVYASVPNLLKDAEYGNVFGLFLI